One Thunnus thynnus chromosome 18, fThuThy2.1, whole genome shotgun sequence genomic region harbors:
- the pak6b gene encoding serine/threonine-protein kinase PAK 6b isoform X2, which produces MSRLSVTGSNSLRRSSPSARKRAQSLGRLGELAEDESYQYKELSHRGDRKNNGSSTYWQDRIRQVRGEGGSPKLNGALPRAKSTCEVGTLSEATPPAPQRTGLTGGQYARSEGAGLREGRGQTGGVSRQRPTSCHYNLQTLETNSRPQLRPKTPVNQLPDLLSSSTQTPRRPHSSYDLKLTSSPSLLPPPNSTSSPLTGRGLPQRSLRPSSSFNIGLSPKTQTLLNQPRPSPTGSPGRCPSSPQVPKQQTTPATAPDSGAPKVTHDQFKAALQMVVDPGDPRATLENFMKIGEGSTGVVCIAREKLSGRQVAVKMMDVRKQQRRELLFNEVVIMRDYRHENVVQMFRSALVEEELWVIMEYLQGGALTNIVSETRLNEEQIATVCEGVLQALSYLHSQGVIHRDVKSDSILLTLDGRIKLSDFGFCAQISKDVPKRKSLVGTPYWMAPEVISKTAYGTEVDVWSLGIMVVEMVDGEPPYFSDTPITAMKKLRDEPAPSVKNIQRVSPVLKDFLGCMLTRDTQQRCSAADLLEHPFLLQADSPRCLVPLVEQYRKRMSLC; this is translated from the exons ATGAGCCGCCTGTCCGTCACCGGCTCCAATTCTCTGCGCCGCAGCAGCCCGTCGGCACGGAAACGGGCACAGTCGCTGGGCCGACTGGGAGAACTGGCAGAGGACGAGTCGTACCAGTACAAAGAGCTCAGTCACCGTGGCGACAGGAAGAATAACGGGAGCTCCACCTACTGGCAGGACAGGATCCGACAGGTTCGCGGCGAGGGCGGCAGCCCCAAACTGAACGGAGCTCTGCCACGAGCAAAGTCCACCTGCGAGGTGGGGACTCTGTCTGAGGCCACGCCCCCCGCGCCTCAGAGGACAGGTTTAACAGGTGGACAATACGCCCGCAGCGAGGGGGCGGGGCTAAGAGAGGGGcgtggacagacaggtggggTGAGCAGACAGAGGCCGACTTCCTGCCACTATAACCTGCAGACTCTGGAGACCAACAGCAGACCTCAGCTGAGACCCAAAACACCTGTGAACCAGCTGCCCGACCTgctgtcctcctccactcaaactCCCAGAAGGCCTCATTCCTCCTACGACCTCAAG ctgacCTCCTCGCCCTCCCTGCTGCCCCCCCCGAACAGCACCAGCAGCCCCCTCACAGGTAGAGGGCTGCCTCAGCGCTCCCTGCGCCCTTCCTCCAGCTTCAACATTGGACTTTCTCCAAAAACCCAGACGCTCCTGAACCAGCCCCGCCCCTCCCCCACGGGCTCCCCGGGACGCTGCCCCTCCTCCCCCCAGGTCCCCAAGCAGCAGACCACACCTGCTACAGCGCCTGACAGCGGCGCTCCAAAGGTGACTCACGATCAGTTCAAGGCGGCTCTGCAGATGGTGGTGGACCCGGGGGACCCGCGGGCGACGCTGGAGAACTTCATGAAGATCGGCGAGGGCTCGACGGGCGTGGTGTGCATCGCCAGAGAGAAGCTCAGCGGGCGGCAGGTGGCCGTGAAGATGATGGACGTGAGGAAACAACAGCGCCGAGAGCTTCTCTTCAACGAG GTGGTGATCATGAGGGACTACCGGCACGAGAACGTGGTGCAGATGTTCCGCAGCGCTCTGGTGGAGGAGGAGCTCTGGGTCATCATGGAGTACCTGCAGGGCGGCGCTCTCACCAACATCGTCAGTGAAACCAG gctgAATGAAGAACAGATAGCGACGGTGTGTGAAGGCGTCCTGCAGGCGTTGTCGTATCTTCACTCTCAGGGCGTCATCCACAGAGACGTCAAGAGCGACTCCATCCTGCTGACACTGGACGGgagg atcaaactgtcagacTTTGGTTTCTGCGCTCAGATCAGTAAAGACGTCCCGAAGAGGAAGTCTCTAGTGGGGACGCCATATTGGATGGCGCCAGAGGTGATCTCCAAAACGGCGTACGGGACCGAG GTGGACGTCTGGTCTCTGGGCATCATGGTGGTGGAGATGGTGGACGGAGAGCCGCCGTATTTCAGCGACACACCGATCACCGCCATGAAGAAGCTGAGAGACGAACCAGCACCGAGCGTGAAGAACATCCAGAGG GTGTCTCCGGTTCTGAAGGACTTCCTGGGCTGCATGTTGACCCGCGACACGCAGCAGCGCTGCAGCGCCGCCGACCTGCTGGAGCACCCGTTCCTGCTGCAGGCCGACTCGCCGCGCTGCCTGGTGCCGCTGGTGGAGCAATACCGCAAACGCATGTCGCTCTGCTGA
- the pak6b gene encoding serine/threonine-protein kinase PAK 6b isoform X1, which yields MFRRKKKKHRPEISAPQDFQHRVHTSFNVATGHYVGLPPQWQSVIDTLRRPRPLVDPSRITDVQLGPKKRICRGSFIGHGDYISHVIAEMSRLSVTGSNSLRRSSPSARKRAQSLGRLGELAEDESYQYKELSHRGDRKNNGSSTYWQDRIRQVRGEGGSPKLNGALPRAKSTCEVGTLSEATPPAPQRTGLTGGQYARSEGAGLREGRGQTGGVSRQRPTSCHYNLQTLETNSRPQLRPKTPVNQLPDLLSSSTQTPRRPHSSYDLKLTSSPSLLPPPNSTSSPLTGRGLPQRSLRPSSSFNIGLSPKTQTLLNQPRPSPTGSPGRCPSSPQVPKQQTTPATAPDSGAPKVTHDQFKAALQMVVDPGDPRATLENFMKIGEGSTGVVCIAREKLSGRQVAVKMMDVRKQQRRELLFNEVVIMRDYRHENVVQMFRSALVEEELWVIMEYLQGGALTNIVSETRLNEEQIATVCEGVLQALSYLHSQGVIHRDVKSDSILLTLDGRIKLSDFGFCAQISKDVPKRKSLVGTPYWMAPEVISKTAYGTEVDVWSLGIMVVEMVDGEPPYFSDTPITAMKKLRDEPAPSVKNIQRVSPVLKDFLGCMLTRDTQQRCSAADLLEHPFLLQADSPRCLVPLVEQYRKRMSLC from the exons ATGTTCCGCCgtaagaagaagaagcacaGGCCGGAGATCTCGGCACCGCAGGACTTCCAGCACCGCGTCCACACATCCTTCAACGTCGCCACGGGACATTACGTGGGTCTGCCGCCGCAGTGGCAGAGCGTCATCGACACACTGAGGAGGCCGCGCCCCCTAGTGGACCCGTCCAGGATCACCGACGTCCAGCTCGGACCCAAGAAG AGGATCTGCCGCGGCAGCTTCATCGGTCATGGTGACTACATCTCTCATGTGATCGCTGAGATGAGCCGCCTGTCCGTCACCGGCTCCAATTCTCTGCGCCGCAGCAGCCCGTCGGCACGGAAACGGGCACAGTCGCTGGGCCGACTGGGAGAACTGGCAGAGGACGAGTCGTACCAGTACAAAGAGCTCAGTCACCGTGGCGACAGGAAGAATAACGGGAGCTCCACCTACTGGCAGGACAGGATCCGACAGGTTCGCGGCGAGGGCGGCAGCCCCAAACTGAACGGAGCTCTGCCACGAGCAAAGTCCACCTGCGAGGTGGGGACTCTGTCTGAGGCCACGCCCCCCGCGCCTCAGAGGACAGGTTTAACAGGTGGACAATACGCCCGCAGCGAGGGGGCGGGGCTAAGAGAGGGGcgtggacagacaggtggggTGAGCAGACAGAGGCCGACTTCCTGCCACTATAACCTGCAGACTCTGGAGACCAACAGCAGACCTCAGCTGAGACCCAAAACACCTGTGAACCAGCTGCCCGACCTgctgtcctcctccactcaaactCCCAGAAGGCCTCATTCCTCCTACGACCTCAAG ctgacCTCCTCGCCCTCCCTGCTGCCCCCCCCGAACAGCACCAGCAGCCCCCTCACAGGTAGAGGGCTGCCTCAGCGCTCCCTGCGCCCTTCCTCCAGCTTCAACATTGGACTTTCTCCAAAAACCCAGACGCTCCTGAACCAGCCCCGCCCCTCCCCCACGGGCTCCCCGGGACGCTGCCCCTCCTCCCCCCAGGTCCCCAAGCAGCAGACCACACCTGCTACAGCGCCTGACAGCGGCGCTCCAAAGGTGACTCACGATCAGTTCAAGGCGGCTCTGCAGATGGTGGTGGACCCGGGGGACCCGCGGGCGACGCTGGAGAACTTCATGAAGATCGGCGAGGGCTCGACGGGCGTGGTGTGCATCGCCAGAGAGAAGCTCAGCGGGCGGCAGGTGGCCGTGAAGATGATGGACGTGAGGAAACAACAGCGCCGAGAGCTTCTCTTCAACGAG GTGGTGATCATGAGGGACTACCGGCACGAGAACGTGGTGCAGATGTTCCGCAGCGCTCTGGTGGAGGAGGAGCTCTGGGTCATCATGGAGTACCTGCAGGGCGGCGCTCTCACCAACATCGTCAGTGAAACCAG gctgAATGAAGAACAGATAGCGACGGTGTGTGAAGGCGTCCTGCAGGCGTTGTCGTATCTTCACTCTCAGGGCGTCATCCACAGAGACGTCAAGAGCGACTCCATCCTGCTGACACTGGACGGgagg atcaaactgtcagacTTTGGTTTCTGCGCTCAGATCAGTAAAGACGTCCCGAAGAGGAAGTCTCTAGTGGGGACGCCATATTGGATGGCGCCAGAGGTGATCTCCAAAACGGCGTACGGGACCGAG GTGGACGTCTGGTCTCTGGGCATCATGGTGGTGGAGATGGTGGACGGAGAGCCGCCGTATTTCAGCGACACACCGATCACCGCCATGAAGAAGCTGAGAGACGAACCAGCACCGAGCGTGAAGAACATCCAGAGG GTGTCTCCGGTTCTGAAGGACTTCCTGGGCTGCATGTTGACCCGCGACACGCAGCAGCGCTGCAGCGCCGCCGACCTGCTGGAGCACCCGTTCCTGCTGCAGGCCGACTCGCCGCGCTGCCTGGTGCCGCTGGTGGAGCAATACCGCAAACGCATGTCGCTCTGCTGA